A region of the Stutzerimonas stutzeri genome:
ATTGCGATCATCTTCCACTACGCGTGGCGGTTGAACAAATTGGACAAGGAATTCGGGGTTGAGGAGTAACCACAATGAGCCAATATTGGATCAACATGATGTTCGTGGGCGCGTCCTTCCTGCTTTATATAGGGATCGCGATCTGGGCCCGCGCTGGGTCGACTAAGGAATTCTATGTCGCCGGTGGCGGCGTTCACCCCGTAACCAATGGTATGGCAACAGCAGCAGACTGGATGTCTGCGGCTTCCTTCATCTCCATGGCGGGTCTGATCGCCTCCGGTGGTTATGCTACGTCCGTTTACCTGATGGGCTGGACTGGCGGCTATGTGCTGCTGGCGATGCTGCTTGCACCCTACCTGCGCAAATTCGGCAAGTTCACCGTGCCGGACTTCATTGGTGACCGCTTCTATAGCCGTGGCGCTCGCCTGACTGCAGTTGTCTGCCTCATCCTCATCTCCGTTACCTACGTAATCGGTCAGATGGCGGGTGCTGGTGTGGCGTTCTCTCGCTTCCTGGAAGTGAGCAACGACGTTGGTATCTGGCTCGCTGCTGCCATCGTGTTTGCCTATGCGGTATTCGGCGGCATGAAGGGCATCACCTACACCCAGGTGGCGCAGTACGTGGTTCTGATCATCGCGTACACCATTCCGGCGGTGTTCATCGCCATGCAGCTGACTGGCAACCCGATCCCGATGTTCGGCATGTTCGGCACCCATACCGAGTCTGGTATGCCGCTGCTGGACAAATTGGATACCGTCGTTCAGGACCTGGGCTTTGCCGCCTACACCGCTGAAGTCGACAACAAGCTGAACATGTTCCTGTTCACTCTGTCGCTGATGATCGGTACTGCTGGTCTGCCGCACGTAATCATTCGCTTCTTCACCGTACCGAAAGTAGCTGATGCCCGTTGGTCCGCTGGCTGGACCCTCGTGTTCATCGCCCTGCTGTACCTCACCGCTCCGGCTGTTGCCTCCATGGCACGTCTGAACCTGATTGAAACCATCTATCCGGAAGGTCCGCAGGCTGAGGCGATCCTCTATGAAGAGCGTCCGGACTGGATTCAGACCTGGGAAACCACTGGCCTGATCAAGTGGGAAGACAAGAACGGCGATGGTCGTGTGCAGATGTACAACGATACCAATGCCGGCTTTGCTCCTACTGCACAAGAGCGTGGCTGGAACGGCAACGAGCTGACTGTTAACAACGACATCATCGTGTTGGCCAACCCAGAGATCGCGAATCTGCCTGGTTGGGTCATCGGTCTGATCGCCGCGGGTGCTATCGCTGCTGCGCTCTCGACTGCTGCGGGTCTGCTGTTGGCAATCTCCTCTGCAATCAGTCATGACTTGATCAAGACGATCATCAATCCGAAGATCAGTGAGAAGAACGAGATGTTGGCGGCTCGTCTCTCCATGACAGCGGCGATCCTGCTGGCAACCTGGTTGGGCCTCAACCCCCCCGGCTTCGCCGCGCAGGTAGTAGCACTGGCGTTTGGTCTCGCGGCAGCGAGCCTGTTCCCGGCGCTGATGATGGGGATCTTCTCCAAGCGCGTGAACAGCAAGGGCGCCGTTGCGGGGATGCTGGTTGGTGTGGTGAGCACCGCCGTATACATCTTCCTGTACCTGGGCTGGTTCTTCATCCCTGGCACTGCAAGCATTCCGAACACGCCTGATCAGTGGTGGATGGGCATTTCCCCGCAGGCCTTCGGTGCAGTGGGTGCGATGCTGAACTTCGCAGTGGCTTACGCCGTATCCCTCGCCACTGAGGCTCCGCCGCAGGAGATTCAGGATCTGGTAGAAAGCGTTCGTACCCCGAAAGGTGCTGGCGCTGCGCTTGATCACTAACTGATAATGCAACCAGACGTCAGACCTGCTCTGGCACGAGGTTGAAGTAGAAGTCGGGCTTCCATTTGGAAGCCCGATTTTTTTGAGGGGGATATATATGTTCTGGCATCTGATCGCGGCAGCCGTCGCTGGTGTGGCGGGCGCGGGTATTGGGTTGCTGCTGCGCTCCCTGACGCGTAAGCGGCTGCCGAAGTGGATCATTCCAGTGTTCGCCGGTCTGGGTATGCTGGCTTACACGATCCATTACGAATACACCTGGTTTGAGACCACGCAATTGCGCCTTCCGGAAGGGTCCGTGGTTGTTTCAAGTGAAGAGGGTGAAATGTTGTGGCGGCCTTGGACCATGGCATTTCCGATGCCGTTGGCCTATGTCGTGCTGGATGGCGCAAGTGCGCAGATCCAAGATACGGACAGGGGGCGGATTGGCCGTTTCGTTCTGTATCGCTTCGAAAAGCACCACCTGATGTCCACTGTGAAGAGCAGTCCTCATCAGATGCTCTGCACAGAGAACGTGATGTTCAGATTGAATGAAGCTGGTCAGGCCAAGATCGAGACGGCGACCGAGCTGGCGGAAGATTCACCGCTGTACCAGGCCATATGTGGGGCCGGCCGATAATGGCCGTCTAGCGCCCCAAGCGGATTCCGCGCATTGGTATCAGCCGATGCGCGCCGTTATGGTGACGCTCATTTGGCTTGTATACGGCAGTTATCTGCGGGCATCGGATCAATCGGCTCCGCAATGGAAGCCTGACATCCGGTATCAACCGGCTCACGATACCGATCGACTAGTCCTTACACCTTTAGGCGCAGCTTGAAAGGCTGCCGCAAGAGTGCACCTTTCAGATCGAGTTGAACGCGGCTTTGCGTGCGCGTTGCCAGCATCTGAGCCGCTGAGCCAGTTCGTCGGTGGTGGTGAGGCCCATGCGTTGGGCGCGGTTCAGCAGGATCAGGGCGATCTCTGCGGTGGCCATCGCATCGGCAGATGCGTTATGGCGTTGCGGTATGTGGATGTTGAAGTAGTCGAGCCAATGGTCCAGACCGCCACGATGAATCATTGCCTCGGGAAACAGCATCGGAGCCAGGTCGGCTACGTCGAGGAACGTGTGCTCCAGTGCGTAACCCAGTTCGTTCTTCAGCGCTCGGG
Encoded here:
- a CDS encoding sodium:solute symporter family protein; this translates as MSQYWINMMFVGASFLLYIGIAIWARAGSTKEFYVAGGGVHPVTNGMATAADWMSAASFISMAGLIASGGYATSVYLMGWTGGYVLLAMLLAPYLRKFGKFTVPDFIGDRFYSRGARLTAVVCLILISVTYVIGQMAGAGVAFSRFLEVSNDVGIWLAAAIVFAYAVFGGMKGITYTQVAQYVVLIIAYTIPAVFIAMQLTGNPIPMFGMFGTHTESGMPLLDKLDTVVQDLGFAAYTAEVDNKLNMFLFTLSLMIGTAGLPHVIIRFFTVPKVADARWSAGWTLVFIALLYLTAPAVASMARLNLIETIYPEGPQAEAILYEERPDWIQTWETTGLIKWEDKNGDGRVQMYNDTNAGFAPTAQERGWNGNELTVNNDIIVLANPEIANLPGWVIGLIAAGAIAAALSTAAGLLLAISSAISHDLIKTIINPKISEKNEMLAARLSMTAAILLATWLGLNPPGFAAQVVALAFGLAAASLFPALMMGIFSKRVNSKGAVAGMLVGVVSTAVYIFLYLGWFFIPGTASIPNTPDQWWMGISPQAFGAVGAMLNFAVAYAVSLATEAPPQEIQDLVESVRTPKGAGAALDH